From a single Granulicella aggregans genomic region:
- a CDS encoding carboxypeptidase-like regulatory domain-containing protein, protein MVLGCLAASGQSSVDGAIGGRVTDPRGDSVAAARVLVVSRATGFEQVLKTGAEGSFLLTHVAPGTYRVTISAPGFAAAVEEVAVGLGAIATVDSKLGLATVETLISVDSAPVPVIAGSSDGSSEDAPSAMVPGLLTTASQIDLLPMDGRRWQSFALLLPETAGGSASDGEAAVSFRGLATTQNSSEIDGSSNDQHFGGVAQGAGGGAEREAEEEGDSGTATGVGGDGSRSLYGRHAGAAYTFSQGAVQEFRVNSGSYSALDGHAVGGVVTTVSKSGTNALHGSGFYLARDSSWGATNPFSVASSYAGGVVTNTLVKPHDLRQQFGGTVGGPVAWPVPWAARVTRGGAASQPRVFYFAAVDVQRRANDAVSSPGYGDFFALTATQRALLGNRGVSAKATDAALTYLDSLTGTVPRREAQQIAFGKIDWQISPSHKLSVQENRVRWSSPGGVRSEPVVDRGLASLGNAYGKVDAGVARLVSLWTSRLSNEVRVAFGRDFEYETAQPPLPQEPAIGPGGFAPEISIGLNGFVFGTPASLGRKAYPDERRLQVAELVEWSHRRHLVQVGFDFSQIHDRIDALSNQEGTFRYDSGIGAGKAGGLVDWITDYTFSANAYPNGACPSIVAAIHRFCFRTFTQSFGEQSVSFPTQEWAGFAQDQWKATPTLQVTVGVRYEYEREPSPQTPNPAIDALFGDRGTTSAFPEDRNNVGPRVGIAWQPHGVGKGTVRAGYGVYYGRLPGGTVRAALLDTAMPATATHVRITPTTVTNCPQVANQGFGYGCTYLAEPGAAVSTTTSAMLFDKRFRLPMVQQGTFAIERGVGCGITASASYVFNLDRQLPDSVDINIAPSTATRTFQLQGGPVGGSGPRGVTNGEIFELPYYTDRVSPLYGPVTDIVSNTNATYNAMVLSAERRSRKGLEFRATWTWAKAIDYGQNNSATPRTNGQLDPFELGYDRGLSTLNYPHKITASAIWEPSLATPKHLLKLASNGWQVSPLFIETSGRPYSYEIFGGTRLSGGHTSINGSGGAVYLPTVGRNTLRLPETVHMDLRVNRGIRVTERLRLRASAEVFNLPNHVNYTSTTTRAYQEGVAVNGVTPLIFQDAPTVAAEGLNEQPFGAFTASSTANSRERQLQFGLRLQF, encoded by the coding sequence ATGGTGCTGGGATGTCTTGCCGCCAGTGGGCAGAGCTCGGTCGATGGGGCGATCGGCGGGAGGGTTACGGACCCTCGAGGAGATTCTGTGGCTGCGGCCAGAGTGTTGGTCGTCAGCCGTGCGACGGGCTTCGAACAGGTGCTTAAAACCGGAGCCGAGGGAAGTTTTCTGCTGACGCACGTTGCGCCCGGAACGTACCGGGTCACAATCTCAGCCCCCGGGTTTGCGGCCGCTGTTGAAGAAGTTGCGGTTGGGCTGGGCGCAATCGCTACCGTGGACTCGAAGCTTGGGCTGGCGACGGTGGAGACGCTGATCTCAGTCGATTCCGCTCCGGTGCCTGTCATCGCTGGCTCATCGGATGGCTCGTCCGAGGACGCGCCGTCCGCGATGGTTCCTGGTCTGCTGACGACCGCGTCGCAGATCGATCTGTTACCTATGGATGGGAGGCGGTGGCAGAGTTTCGCGCTGCTGCTGCCTGAGACCGCCGGCGGCTCTGCATCAGACGGCGAGGCGGCTGTGAGCTTTCGCGGGTTGGCGACGACCCAGAACTCCAGCGAGATCGACGGATCTTCCAACGATCAGCACTTCGGAGGCGTCGCACAGGGCGCGGGCGGCGGAGCGGAGCGCGAGGCAGAAGAAGAAGGTGACAGCGGGACGGCGACGGGCGTCGGCGGAGATGGATCGCGCTCCCTGTATGGACGCCACGCGGGGGCGGCGTACACGTTCTCGCAGGGGGCGGTGCAGGAGTTTCGGGTGAACTCGGGCAGCTACTCAGCGCTGGACGGCCATGCGGTTGGCGGCGTGGTCACGACAGTCTCGAAGAGTGGAACGAATGCACTGCACGGAAGCGGGTTCTACCTTGCGCGGGACAGCTCCTGGGGCGCGACGAATCCGTTCTCAGTGGCAAGCAGCTACGCGGGCGGCGTGGTCACGAATACGCTGGTGAAGCCGCACGATCTCCGCCAGCAGTTTGGGGGAACGGTAGGCGGCCCGGTCGCATGGCCGGTTCCCTGGGCGGCAAGAGTCACGCGCGGCGGAGCGGCGTCACAGCCCAGAGTCTTCTACTTTGCCGCGGTTGATGTGCAGCGGAGGGCCAATGACGCTGTCTCCTCGCCCGGATACGGCGACTTCTTCGCGTTGACGGCGACGCAGCGCGCGCTGCTGGGAAATCGAGGCGTCTCCGCTAAGGCGACGGATGCTGCGTTGACGTATCTCGACAGCCTGACCGGGACGGTGCCGCGACGTGAAGCCCAGCAGATTGCCTTCGGAAAAATAGACTGGCAGATCTCGCCGAGCCATAAGCTGAGCGTGCAGGAGAACCGCGTGCGCTGGAGTTCGCCCGGCGGCGTGCGCTCTGAGCCGGTGGTGGATCGCGGGTTGGCAAGCCTCGGCAATGCCTACGGCAAGGTGGACGCGGGCGTGGCGCGGCTAGTGAGTCTGTGGACGAGCCGCCTGAGCAACGAGGTGCGCGTCGCCTTCGGGCGCGACTTTGAGTACGAGACCGCGCAGCCGCCGCTGCCGCAGGAGCCGGCGATCGGACCGGGAGGATTCGCGCCAGAGATCTCGATCGGGTTGAATGGGTTTGTGTTTGGAACGCCAGCGTCGCTGGGGCGCAAGGCGTATCCGGATGAAAGGCGGTTACAGGTCGCGGAGCTGGTGGAGTGGTCGCACCGGCGGCACCTGGTGCAGGTGGGCTTCGACTTCAGTCAGATTCACGATCGTATCGACGCGCTGAGCAATCAGGAAGGAACCTTTCGCTACGACAGCGGCATAGGGGCGGGCAAGGCTGGAGGATTGGTGGACTGGATCACGGACTATACCTTCAGCGCAAACGCCTATCCCAACGGGGCTTGTCCGTCGATTGTGGCGGCGATCCACCGGTTCTGCTTCCGCACCTTCACGCAGAGCTTCGGAGAACAGAGCGTAAGCTTCCCCACGCAGGAGTGGGCGGGATTCGCGCAGGACCAGTGGAAGGCGACGCCGACGCTGCAGGTAACGGTTGGCGTTCGCTACGAATATGAGCGCGAGCCATCGCCGCAGACGCCAAATCCAGCGATCGACGCTCTGTTCGGGGACCGCGGCACTACGAGCGCGTTTCCCGAAGACAGGAACAATGTCGGGCCAAGGGTGGGGATCGCGTGGCAGCCGCATGGTGTCGGGAAGGGAACGGTCCGCGCCGGGTACGGCGTGTACTACGGCAGGCTGCCTGGAGGGACGGTCCGGGCCGCGCTCCTCGATACGGCCATGCCGGCCACGGCGACGCACGTGAGGATTACGCCGACGACCGTCACCAACTGCCCGCAGGTGGCGAACCAGGGGTTCGGCTACGGGTGCACCTATCTGGCTGAGCCGGGTGCGGCAGTCAGCACGACGACCTCGGCGATGCTCTTCGATAAGCGATTCCGGCTGCCGATGGTGCAGCAGGGGACATTCGCGATCGAGCGCGGCGTGGGCTGCGGCATCACGGCATCGGCCTCGTACGTGTTCAATCTGGACCGCCAGTTGCCGGATTCGGTCGACATCAACATCGCTCCTTCAACTGCGACACGGACGTTTCAGTTGCAGGGCGGTCCCGTGGGTGGAAGTGGACCGCGTGGGGTGACGAACGGCGAGATCTTCGAACTGCCGTACTACACGGACCGGGTGAGCCCACTGTACGGGCCGGTGACGGACATCGTCTCCAATACAAACGCGACGTATAACGCGATGGTGCTTTCGGCGGAACGGCGGAGCCGCAAGGGGCTGGAGTTTCGCGCAACGTGGACGTGGGCCAAGGCGATCGACTACGGCCAGAACAATAGCGCTACTCCAAGGACGAACGGCCAGCTCGACCCGTTTGAGCTGGGATACGACCGTGGTCTCTCGACGCTGAACTATCCGCATAAGATCACGGCAAGCGCCATCTGGGAGCCGTCTCTGGCGACGCCGAAACACTTGCTGAAGCTGGCCTCGAATGGATGGCAGGTCAGCCCTCTGTTTATCGAGACGAGCGGCCGGCCCTACAGCTACGAGATCTTCGGAGGCACCCGCCTGTCCGGCGGTCACACCAGCATCAATGGCTCGGGCGGAGCGGTCTACCTGCCGACCGTGGGCCGAAATACGTTGCGGCTGCCGGAGACGGTCCACATGGATCTGCGCGTCAACCGGGGCATCCGGGTCACAGAGCGGCTGAGACTGCGAGCATCGGCGGAGGTGTTCAATCTGCCCAATCACGTGAACTATACGAGCACGACGACGCGTGCCTATCAGGAAGGTGTAGCGGTCAATGGAGTGACACCGCTGATCTTCCAGGACGCGCCGACGGTTGCAGCGGAGGGGCTGAACGAGCAGCCGTTCGGCGCGTTCACGGCTTCGAGCACCGCCAACTCACGGGAACGGCAGCTTCAATTCGGCCTGCGGCTCCAGTTCTGA